A window of the Mycobacteriales bacterium genome harbors these coding sequences:
- a CDS encoding NADP-dependent oxidoreductase yields MRALVLADFGATPVVQDLDVPEPAEGEVRVRVRAASVNGFDLAVAGSYLRGAMEHRFPVVLGKDFAGTVDAVGPGVDGFAVGDRVFGVVTKPELGDGSFGEYVTVAESIGLAPLPEEIGYAEGAALGLAGTAAAAAVDAAELADGSTVLVAGATGGVGSQVVQLAVAAGARVLATAATDAERAHVTGLGATEVIDHTGDVSGQVRAAYPDGIDAVVHLAGDPAPLLPVLKPQGRFVSTLLMSADQLPAGDVKVAAIYAQPVREVLDRLAANQAGGATRVTIQRTYGLEDAPQALADFGQGTLGKLVVTVD; encoded by the coding sequence ATGCGCGCGCTCGTACTCGCCGATTTCGGTGCCACCCCTGTCGTGCAGGACCTCGACGTGCCGGAGCCCGCCGAGGGCGAGGTGCGGGTCCGGGTCCGGGCCGCGTCGGTCAACGGCTTCGACCTGGCCGTTGCCGGGTCGTACCTCAGGGGCGCGATGGAGCACCGCTTCCCGGTCGTGCTGGGCAAGGACTTCGCCGGCACCGTCGATGCCGTCGGCCCCGGCGTGGACGGGTTCGCGGTGGGGGACCGGGTCTTCGGCGTGGTGACGAAGCCGGAGCTCGGCGACGGCTCCTTCGGTGAGTACGTCACCGTGGCGGAGTCGATCGGGCTGGCCCCGCTGCCCGAGGAGATCGGGTACGCCGAGGGTGCGGCACTCGGCCTCGCCGGCACCGCCGCGGCCGCCGCCGTCGACGCGGCCGAGCTCGCGGACGGGAGCACGGTGCTGGTGGCCGGCGCGACCGGCGGGGTCGGCAGCCAGGTCGTCCAGCTGGCCGTCGCGGCCGGCGCGCGGGTGCTGGCCACGGCCGCGACCGACGCCGAGCGGGCGCACGTGACCGGGCTCGGTGCGACCGAGGTGATCGACCACACCGGCGACGTGTCCGGACAGGTGCGGGCGGCGTACCCGGACGGGATCGATGCCGTGGTGCACCTGGCCGGCGATCCGGCCCCGCTGCTGCCGGTGCTGAAGCCGCAGGGCCGGTTCGTCTCGACCCTGCTGATGTCGGCCGACCAGCTGCCCGCCGGAGACGTGAAGGTCGCCGCGATCTACGCGCAGCCCGTCCGGGAGGTGCTGGACCGGCTGGCCGCGAACCAGGCCGGCGGCGCGACCCGGGTCACGATCCAGCGGACGTACGGGCTGGAGGACGCCCCGCAGGCGCTGGCCGACTTCGGTCAGGGCACCCTGGGCAAGCTCGTCGTCACCGTCGACTGA
- a CDS encoding TetR/AcrR family transcriptional regulator, producing MTTEAERPRRADAIRNREAILTSAREIFTADGLQVPMSVVARRAGVGIATLSRNFADRDELVAAVFAAEMTAYADAAEAALTDPDPWHGFCTFVETACALQSSDRGFTAVLAMTFPRAGGLEAERARAFRSFVTLVRAAKAAGRLRRDFSPEDLPIILMANAGVVTAAGIAAPAAARRLLGYVLQACSAEHTEPLPKPPTPRQMYEAMTSIQTPGHQ from the coding sequence ATGACCACGGAGGCGGAGCGCCCGCGACGGGCCGACGCCATCCGGAACCGGGAGGCGATCCTGACCTCGGCCCGGGAGATCTTCACCGCCGACGGGCTGCAGGTGCCGATGAGCGTCGTGGCCCGGCGCGCCGGCGTGGGCATCGCGACGCTGTCCCGCAACTTCGCCGACCGCGACGAGCTGGTCGCGGCCGTGTTCGCGGCGGAGATGACCGCCTACGCCGACGCCGCCGAGGCCGCGCTCACCGACCCCGACCCGTGGCACGGGTTCTGCACCTTCGTCGAGACCGCCTGCGCCCTGCAGAGCTCCGACCGCGGGTTCACCGCCGTGCTGGCCATGACGTTCCCCCGGGCCGGGGGACTCGAAGCCGAGCGCGCCCGCGCCTTCCGCAGCTTCGTCACGCTCGTGCGCGCGGCCAAGGCTGCCGGGAGACTCCGGCGCGACTTCTCTCCCGAGGACCTGCCGATCATCCTCATGGCCAACGCCGGCGTCGTCACGGCCGCCGGCATCGCCGCCCCGGCCGCCGCCCGGCGCCTGCTGGGGTACGTCCTGCAGGCCTGTTCGGCCGAACACACCGAACCGCTGCCCAAGCCACCCACGCCCCGCCAGATGTACGAAGCCATGACCAGTATCCAGACACCCGGCCACCAGTAG
- a CDS encoding MMPL family transporter: MRRLARFSFRRRWVVLATWLALLLVVGGALGAIGAGYDDKFTLPDTESTQALALLQRVSPQASGDQLTAVVHVNSGRVTDDAARQRFTRGLEAAKATGKVAAYASPYAAAGAQQVSKDGRTAFATLTLAGTVPNDVTSAQVVDIIDAVRGPAGDGVQIEVTGAAAQAAPAQGVAEVVGLIAAAIVLFLVFGSLLAMTLPLITAILSIAVSVAGIGLLANLFTIATFAPTLSVLLGLGVGVDYALFIVTRYRQGLLEGKSPEEAAVTAVDTSGRAVLFAGITVCIALLGLFALGLSFLYGVAIAASLAVAVTVLASLTLLPALLGFFGRRVLPRRRRAAPVGRPEDLQEEPAGWRRWTALLDRRPALFAGLGLLIMLAISVPFLHLRLGLTDQGSDPAASTTRKGYDLLSEGFGPGFNGPLLIVTDLGRSADPAATEKLRTALTSDPGVADVLPTVYLGGTQPGKPTVGGIGLTTVYPASAPQDAATSDLVSRVRDNLVPAAEQGSGQRMLVGGTTAIGEDFSDTIAKKLPLFVGVVVLLSFLLLTAVFRSLVVSTVAAVMNLLSAAAAFGVVVLVFQDGFGLSLIGVDRTGPILSFLPVILFAILFGLSMDYEVFLLSRIHEEWLHRKDNRQAVLHGLAATGRTITAAAAIMVFLFLAFVLGPNLTIKLFGFGLAAAVLLDALVIRSMLVPALMLLLGRGNWYLPRWLDRVLPRLSVEGSAAQDETREEEPAGTH; encoded by the coding sequence ATGCGCCGTCTCGCCCGATTCAGCTTCCGCCGCCGATGGGTCGTGCTCGCGACCTGGCTGGCGCTGCTGCTGGTGGTCGGTGGTGCACTCGGCGCCATCGGCGCCGGCTACGACGACAAGTTCACGCTGCCCGACACGGAAAGCACCCAGGCCCTGGCCCTGCTCCAGCGGGTCAGCCCGCAGGCTTCCGGCGACCAGCTCACCGCAGTCGTGCATGTGAACTCCGGACGCGTCACCGACGACGCCGCCCGGCAACGCTTCACCCGCGGGCTCGAGGCCGCCAAGGCCACCGGCAAGGTCGCGGCATACGCCTCCCCGTACGCCGCTGCCGGTGCCCAGCAGGTGTCGAAGGACGGCCGGACCGCCTTCGCCACGCTCACTCTGGCCGGCACCGTCCCGAACGACGTGACCAGCGCCCAGGTCGTCGACATCATCGACGCCGTACGTGGCCCGGCCGGTGACGGCGTGCAGATCGAGGTGACCGGAGCCGCCGCGCAGGCCGCGCCCGCGCAGGGTGTGGCCGAGGTCGTCGGGCTGATCGCGGCCGCCATCGTGTTGTTCCTGGTGTTCGGATCGCTGCTGGCGATGACCCTGCCGCTGATCACCGCGATCCTGTCGATCGCGGTGTCCGTTGCCGGGATCGGGCTGCTCGCCAACCTGTTCACGATCGCCACCTTCGCCCCGACCCTGTCCGTGCTGCTCGGTCTCGGCGTGGGCGTGGACTACGCGCTGTTCATCGTCACCCGCTATCGGCAGGGCCTGCTGGAGGGCAAGAGCCCGGAGGAGGCGGCGGTCACCGCGGTGGACACCAGCGGCCGCGCGGTGCTGTTCGCCGGCATCACCGTCTGCATCGCGCTGCTCGGCCTCTTCGCCCTCGGGCTGTCCTTCCTGTACGGCGTCGCCATCGCGGCCTCGCTGGCGGTCGCGGTCACCGTCCTGGCGTCGCTGACCCTGCTGCCCGCGCTGCTCGGCTTCTTCGGGCGGCGGGTGCTGCCCCGGCGGCGCCGCGCCGCCCCGGTCGGACGCCCGGAGGACCTGCAGGAGGAGCCGGCCGGCTGGCGCCGGTGGACCGCGCTGCTCGACCGCCGGCCGGCGCTGTTCGCCGGTCTGGGGCTTCTGATCATGCTCGCCATCAGCGTGCCGTTCCTGCACCTGCGCCTCGGCCTCACCGACCAGGGCAGCGACCCGGCCGCGTCGACCACCCGCAAGGGCTACGACCTGCTGTCGGAGGGCTTCGGACCGGGGTTCAACGGCCCGCTGCTGATCGTCACCGACCTGGGCCGGTCGGCGGACCCGGCCGCCACCGAGAAGCTCCGTACGGCGCTCACCTCGGACCCCGGCGTCGCCGACGTCCTGCCGACCGTCTACCTGGGCGGCACCCAGCCGGGCAAACCCACTGTCGGTGGCATCGGACTGACCACCGTCTACCCCGCCAGCGCTCCGCAGGACGCGGCGACCAGCGATCTCGTGTCCCGCGTCCGGGACAACCTCGTGCCGGCCGCCGAGCAGGGCAGTGGACAGCGGATGCTCGTGGGTGGCACCACCGCCATCGGCGAGGACTTCAGCGACACGATCGCGAAGAAACTGCCGCTGTTCGTCGGTGTCGTCGTGCTGCTGTCGTTCCTGCTGCTCACCGCCGTATTCCGCAGCCTCGTCGTCTCCACGGTGGCGGCGGTCATGAACCTGCTCTCCGCCGCGGCCGCGTTCGGGGTGGTCGTCCTGGTGTTCCAGGACGGCTTCGGGCTCTCCCTCATCGGAGTCGACCGCACCGGGCCGATCCTGTCCTTCCTGCCGGTCATCCTCTTCGCCATCCTGTTCGGCCTGTCGATGGACTACGAGGTCTTCCTGCTCAGCCGCATCCACGAGGAATGGCTGCACCGCAAGGACAACCGCCAGGCCGTCCTGCACGGGCTCGCCGCGACCGGACGCACCATCACCGCCGCCGCCGCGATCATGGTGTTCCTGTTCCTCGCCTTCGTACTCGGCCCCAACCTCACCATCAAGCTCTTCGGCTTCGGCCTCGCCGCCGCCGTCCTGCTCGACGCACTGGTGATCCGCAGCATGCTCGTCCCCGCGCTCATGCTCCTGCTCGGCCGCGGGAACTGGTACCTGCCCCGGTGGCTCGACCGTGTGCTGCCGCGGCTGTCGGTGGAGGGATCGGCCGCACAGGATGAGACCCGCGAGGAAGAACCCGCAGGCACCCACTGA
- a CDS encoding cupin domain-containing protein: MNIEPTIPTTKNPPEQFAGDVWLDPIALPHEGDQRMVVATVRFAPGARTAWHSHARGQYLHVTQGVGRFGTRDGKVIEAHPGQTIYTPPGEEHWHAASEDTFMEHIAMLEGADDPTGSTTWLEHITDDQYHGTTGGDA, translated from the coding sequence ATGAACATCGAACCGACCATCCCGACGACGAAGAACCCCCCGGAGCAGTTCGCCGGCGACGTCTGGCTCGACCCGATCGCGCTCCCGCACGAAGGTGACCAGCGCATGGTCGTCGCCACCGTCCGCTTCGCCCCCGGCGCCCGCACCGCGTGGCACTCGCACGCCCGCGGCCAGTACCTGCATGTCACGCAGGGCGTCGGCCGGTTCGGCACCCGCGACGGCAAGGTCATCGAGGCCCACCCCGGCCAGACGATCTACACCCCGCCGGGCGAGGAGCACTGGCACGCCGCGTCCGAGGACACCTTCATGGAGCACATCGCGATGCTCGAGGGTGCTGATGACCCCACCGGCAGCACGACCTGGCTCGAGCACATCACCGACGACCAATATCACGGCACCACCGGAGGCGATGCATGA
- a CDS encoding SDR family NAD(P)-dependent oxidoreductase produces the protein MSNVKVYVITGAGRGLGVQIAQAALAAGHAVVATVRDAARVSASVGAQENLLAVALDITDPEAATSAVDAAVQRFGRIDVLVNNAGTFQAGFFEEVSPEQLRAQLEVNLFGPLNVTRAVLPVMRRQRAGQLLRSISR, from the coding sequence ATGAGCAACGTCAAGGTCTACGTCATCACCGGCGCAGGACGCGGCCTGGGCGTCCAGATCGCCCAGGCGGCTCTGGCCGCCGGGCACGCCGTCGTCGCCACCGTCCGAGACGCCGCGCGGGTGAGCGCCTCGGTCGGTGCGCAGGAGAACCTGCTCGCCGTGGCCCTGGACATCACCGACCCCGAGGCCGCAACCTCCGCCGTCGACGCCGCCGTGCAACGGTTCGGCCGGATCGACGTGCTGGTGAACAACGCCGGGACCTTCCAGGCCGGCTTCTTCGAGGAGGTCAGTCCCGAGCAGTTGCGGGCCCAGCTCGAGGTCAACCTGTTCGGTCCGCTGAACGTCACCCGCGCCGTCCTGCCGGTCATGCGCCGGCAGCGAGCCGGACAGCTACTGAGGAGCATCAGCAGATGA
- a CDS encoding MFS transporter, translating to MSAAIAHPAPSVAVGSQARAALAAAVLGFFVVTLDTVVVNVALPAIRADLGGGITGLQWLVDGYTLMFAALLLSSGALTDRIGARRAYAGGIVVFVLASAACAVAPGLTVLVAARFLQGSAAAVMMPASMALIRQAYPDAGARGRALGVWAMGGAVASSAGPALGGALELIDWRLIFLINVPVGAVALGLLAGLRPSPRRDVPLDRVGQVTAVLALGGLTYAAIGAGAAGVTDPLVLAAAAVTVVALAAFIAGQTRGAHPMVPPDLVRARGVAVLLAVGFAFMVGYYGLPFVLSLYLQQGRGLSALATGTVFVPMMLIGAVITPFSARIAERLGRRAVITTGLLTIALDLVALGLLAGVASPRQLAVLMIPVGAAAPLVIPPAIGALLDSVPGDRSGMASGLFNTSRQVGGALGVAVFGGLLADPATIGSGVRLSLLVAAAVLVVATAAAATLPHPSREETHPL from the coding sequence ATGTCCGCAGCGATCGCGCACCCGGCCCCCTCCGTGGCGGTCGGCAGCCAGGCGCGAGCCGCGCTGGCGGCGGCGGTCCTGGGGTTCTTCGTCGTCACGCTCGACACCGTCGTGGTCAACGTGGCGCTGCCGGCCATCCGCGCCGATCTCGGCGGTGGCATCACCGGTCTGCAGTGGTTGGTCGACGGCTACACGCTGATGTTCGCCGCGCTGCTGCTGTCCTCCGGCGCTCTGACCGACCGGATCGGCGCGCGCCGTGCGTACGCCGGCGGGATCGTCGTCTTCGTGCTCGCGTCGGCCGCCTGTGCCGTCGCACCCGGTCTGACAGTTCTCGTGGCGGCCCGGTTCCTGCAGGGTTCGGCCGCGGCAGTGATGATGCCGGCATCGATGGCGCTGATCCGCCAGGCCTATCCGGACGCCGGCGCGCGGGGCCGCGCCCTGGGCGTGTGGGCGATGGGGGGCGCCGTCGCCTCCTCCGCCGGTCCCGCGCTGGGCGGTGCGCTCGAACTGATCGACTGGCGGCTGATCTTCCTCATCAACGTCCCGGTGGGCGCGGTGGCGCTGGGCCTGCTCGCCGGCCTGCGCCCGTCGCCGCGGCGGGACGTGCCGTTGGACCGGGTCGGGCAGGTGACCGCCGTGCTCGCCCTGGGCGGCCTCACGTACGCCGCCATCGGAGCCGGCGCGGCCGGCGTCACCGATCCGCTGGTGCTGGCGGCGGCTGCGGTGACGGTGGTCGCGCTCGCGGCGTTCATCGCCGGGCAGACCCGCGGGGCGCATCCGATGGTGCCACCGGACCTGGTCCGGGCGCGGGGGGTCGCGGTGCTGCTGGCGGTCGGCTTCGCGTTCATGGTCGGCTACTACGGGCTGCCCTTCGTCCTCAGCCTCTACCTCCAGCAGGGTCGCGGGCTCTCGGCACTGGCCACCGGCACGGTCTTCGTGCCGATGATGCTGATCGGCGCTGTCATCACCCCGTTCTCAGCGCGGATAGCCGAGCGCCTCGGCCGCCGGGCGGTCATCACCACCGGCTTGCTGACCATCGCGCTCGACCTGGTGGCGCTCGGCCTCCTGGCCGGGGTGGCGTCGCCGCGGCAGCTGGCGGTGCTGATGATCCCCGTCGGCGCCGCCGCACCCCTGGTCATACCGCCGGCCATCGGCGCACTGCTCGACAGCGTGCCGGGAGACCGCTCCGGCATGGCGTCCGGCCTGTTCAACACCAGCCGCCAGGTCGGCGGTGCGCTCGGAGTCGCCGTCTTCGGCGGGCTGCTCGCCGACCCCGCCACCATCGGATCCGGCGTCCGTCTCAGCCTGCTGGTCGCCGCCGCCGTCCTCGTCGTCGCGACAGCCGCCGCGGCCACACTTCCCCATCCTTCTCGCGAGGAGACGCATCCCCTATGA
- a CDS encoding helix-turn-helix transcriptional regulator yields MDNRAEIREFLATRRARITPGQAGLPAGGGRRRVPGLRREEVAVLAGVSTEWYARLEKGHIAGVSEDVLDAVARALQLDEAERDHLFDLARAARPGRGPARRTTPKVPASVHWILDSMTTAAAFVRNGRLDVLAINPLGRALYAPVFDDPRRPANLARFNFLDPRSEDFYPDWRGAADTSVALLRTEAGRDPHDRDLTDLVGELATRSDEFRTRWAAHDVRLHRSGVKHFQHPVVGRLDLAFDALQLPAEPGLTLTAYTAEPGSPAQDALSLLASWAATTAVTDRAATDRPAR; encoded by the coding sequence GTGGACAACCGAGCCGAGATCCGCGAGTTCCTGGCCACGCGCCGGGCCCGGATCACCCCGGGACAGGCCGGGCTGCCCGCTGGCGGCGGCCGGCGGCGGGTGCCCGGGCTACGCCGGGAAGAGGTCGCGGTCCTGGCCGGCGTGAGCACCGAGTGGTACGCCCGACTGGAGAAGGGCCACATCGCCGGTGTCTCCGAGGACGTCCTGGACGCGGTGGCCCGCGCCCTGCAGCTCGACGAGGCCGAGCGGGACCACCTCTTCGACCTCGCCCGGGCCGCCCGCCCGGGCCGCGGCCCCGCCCGCAGGACGACGCCGAAGGTGCCGGCGAGCGTGCACTGGATCCTCGACTCGATGACCACCGCGGCCGCGTTCGTCCGCAACGGACGGCTGGACGTCCTGGCCATCAACCCGCTCGGCCGCGCCCTCTACGCGCCGGTCTTCGACGACCCCAGACGCCCGGCGAACCTCGCCCGGTTCAACTTCCTCGACCCGCGATCCGAGGACTTCTACCCCGACTGGCGCGGCGCGGCCGACACCAGCGTCGCGCTGCTACGCACCGAGGCCGGCCGCGACCCCCACGACCGCGACCTGACCGACCTCGTCGGCGAGCTCGCCACCCGCAGCGACGAGTTCCGCACCCGATGGGCCGCGCACGACGTCCGGCTGCACCGGTCCGGGGTCAAGCACTTCCAGCACCCCGTCGTCGGCCGGCTCGACCTGGCCTTCGACGCCCTGCAGCTCCCCGCCGAGCCGGGCCTCACGCTGACCGCCTACACCGCAGAACCCGGCTCACCCGCACAGGACGCACTCTCGCTGCTGGCCAGCTGGGCGGCCACCACCGCTGTGACCGATCGAGCGGCGACCGACCGGCCCGCGCGCTGA